From Brachionichthys hirsutus isolate HB-005 chromosome 7, CSIRO-AGI_Bhir_v1, whole genome shotgun sequence, the proteins below share one genomic window:
- the edaradd gene encoding ectodysplasin-A receptor-associated adapter protein has product MNILRTCKEPFDGTISEPVEDTDTTSFVAEFSLEANYPVQVTDRHVFKYEYAVGNIPPEDAVTLHLSSMPSRYLSSSSDRIRQPVEDVEECTCPTSISPDYPKELQLLGSPCEKCCCPAPPPKISDLMNDKDLLDSLRLKLDPNHCTIKNWKNFASRWGMSYDELTLLEHRTQGSLSHSPTQEFLLRYNQKTVTELTELCRIYQRIDVLRLLQSWMEKDWPSRWQRAL; this is encoded by the exons ATGAACATCTTGAGGACGTGTAAGGAGCCATTCG acGGAACCATCTCTGAACCCGTGGAGGACACAGACACCACCAGCTTCGTGGCCGAATTT TCCCTGGAGGCCAATTATCCGGTGCAGGTGACGGATCGCCATG TATTTAAATACGAGTACGCTGTCGGTAACATTcctccagaagacgccgtcaCCCTCCACCTGAGCTCCATGCCGTCTCGATACCTGAGCTCCTCCTCAGACAGAATACGACAG CCTGTTGAAGACGTTGAAGAATGCACCTGCCCGACCTCGATCTCACCAG ACTACCCCaaagagctgcagctcctgggCAGCCCCTGCGAGAAGTGCTGCTGCCCGGCGCCCCCTCCCAAGATCAGCGACCTCATGAACGACAAAGACCTCCTGGACTCGTTGCGTCTCAAACTGGATCCAAACCACTGCACCATCAAAAACTGGAAGAACTTTGCGAGTCGCTGGGGGATGAGCTATGACGAACTGACCCTGCTGGAGCACCGGACGCAGGGCTCCTTGTCCCACAGCCCCACCCAAGAGTTCCTGCTGCGCTACAACCAGAAGACGGTCACCGAGCTCACCGAACTGTGCCGCATCTACCAGCGCATCGATGTGCTGCGactgctgcagagctggatgGAGAAGGACTGGCCGTCGCGCTGGCAACGAGCGCTTTGA